TAGTTCAACATTTAGAAAAGCAACAAATAGCTTAACATAAACACGTGAGACTTAACGTGATgtttttgacctctgacctctgggtGCCACTTGTGTTTGATGTTCTCGTACGACGCCGggctggagatggagaagcagacgaTGAAGACGTTGGTCTGCGGGTAAGACAGCGTCCTCAGCCGGTCGTACTCCTCCTGACCTGCCGTGTCCCACAGGTTCAGACTGATGGTCCTGCCGTCCAACGTCAcctgaatgcacacacacacacacacacacacacacatgacaatcagtgactgtatactGAGACgatcaacagacacacacacacacacacacctggctgCTGTAGTTGTCAAACACAGTTGGGATGTACTCTTTGGGAAATGCTCCAGTGGTGTAAGAGATGAGGAGGCAGGTCTTCCCCACAGCACCATCACCCACAACCACACACTTTATAGTCTGcatggtgacctctgaccttcagtgacctgcggcacacacacagacacacagacactatcACAGGTTTGA
The Hippoglossus stenolepis isolate QCI-W04-F060 chromosome 15, HSTE1.2, whole genome shotgun sequence DNA segment above includes these coding regions:
- the rhogb gene encoding ras homolog family member Gb, with protein sequence MQTIKCVVVGDGAVGKTCLLISYTTGAFPKEYIPTVFDNYSSQVTLDGRTISLNLWDTAGQEEYDRLRTLSYPQTNVFIVCFSISSPASYENIKHKWHPEVSHHCPGVPILLVGTKSDLRNDADTQKKLKEQNQSPITNQQGTALARQIQAIRYLECSALNQDGIKDVFAEAVRAFLNPQPTVTKRPCVLL